Proteins encoded in a region of the Buteo buteo chromosome 11, bButBut1.hap1.1, whole genome shotgun sequence genome:
- the LOC142037069 gene encoding mothers against decapentaplegic homolog 6-like isoform X2 — MFRSRRAGLVRRLWRQRCAAASPEDSPGALKPAAHALFKKLKDEELELLVQAVESRGAWESGCVWAPRGELRGAKQALPPQVLLCRLYRWPDLRQPHELKHLCYCTRGRGGCGDTAALCCNPHHFSRLAAPETPPPPYSKASCGPSWPDEPQHPGTQFMEFSYNDTSLSQSTVKDGYWCKLAYWEHRTRVGRLYAVHEASVNIFCELPRGSGFCLGQLPAAHCSRAVRRARGKIGRGLLLSREPGGVWAYNRSEHPIFVSSPTLGPPSARGLTVLKVLPGYSAKVFDYERAGGVGSWRLPGEGPCDPHSVRISFAKGWGPCYSRQFITSCPCWLEVLLNRPG, encoded by the exons ATGTTCCGCTCGCGCCGTGCTGGACTGGTGAGGCGGCTGTGGCGGCAGCGCTGTGCAGCAGCCAGCCCCGAGGACAGCCCCGGAGCCCTCAAACCGGCAGCGCACGCCCTCTTCAAGAAGCTTAAGGAcgaggagctggagctgctggtgcagGCGGTGGAGAGCCGGGGTGCCTGGGAGTCCGGCTGCGTCTGGGCACCGCGGGGGGAGCTGCGGGGGGCCAAGCAGGCGTTGCCCCCCCAGGTCCTGCTCTGCCGTCTCTACCGCTGGCCTGACCTCCGCCAGCCCCACGAGCTCAAGCATCTCTGCTACTGCAccaggggccgggggggctgcggggacaCAGCTGCACTCTGCTGCAACCCCCACCACTTCAGCCGCCTGGCTGCACCCG AGACCCCTCCACCCCCCTACTCGAAGGCATCCTGCGGTCCCTCCTGGCCAGACGAGCCCCAGCACCCCGGCACCCAGTTCATGGAGTTCAGCTACAACG ACACCAGCCTCTCACAGAGCACCGTTAAGGACGGCTACTGGTGCAAACTGGCTTACTGGGAGCACCGGACACGTGTGGGCCGCCTCTACGCCGTGCACGAGGCGTCGGTGAACATCTTCTGCGAGCTGCCACGGGGCAGCGGGTTCTGCCTGGGCCAGCTGCCAGCCGCCCACTGCAGCCGTGCCGTCCGGCGGGCACGCGGCAAGATCGGCcgggggctgctgctgagccGGGAGCCGGGCGGCGTGTGGGCTTACAACCGCAGCGAGCACCCCATCTTCGTCAGCTCGCCCACCCTGGGGCCCCCCAGTGCCCGTGGGCTCACCGTCCTCAAGGTGCTGCCTGGCTACTCAGCAAAGGTGTTTGACTACGAGCGGGCggggggtgtggggagctgGCGGCTCCCCGGGGAGGGCCCCTGCGACCCCCACAGTGTCCGCATCAGCTTTGCCAAGGGCTGGGGGCCCTGCTACTCCCGGCAGTTCATCACCTCCTGCCCGTGCTGGCTGGAGGTCCTGCTGAACCGGCCGGgctga
- the ZBTB7B gene encoding zinc finger and BTB domain-containing protein 7B isoform X1: protein MEVSSHPGFVAEPMLQPRRFLRVPSFGWFPCQSASILSFLQVRTMASPEDDLIGIPFPEHSSELLSCLNEQRQLGLLCDVTIKTQGLEYRTHRAVLAASSRYFKKLFAGPGPGQEVCELDFVGPEALGALLEFAYTATLTISSANMGEVLRAAQLLEIPCVIAACVEILQGSGMEVPGPDDGDCERARRYLEAFATLPEGEAPTPLPPRPAARRSKKTRKFLQAHSARLNNHAEELPTEAEGCGSPPPPPQPPSPPLPEGLPLPYESFELPEEEELPPHPFPFPYQPPLSPEEAASDEDTIDPDLMAYLSSLHHESLAPGLDTPDKLVRKRRSQMPQECPVCHKVIHGAGKLPRHMRTHTGEKPFACQVCGVRFTRNDKLKIHMRKHTGERPYSCQRCSARFLHSYDLKNHMHLHTGARPYECYLCHKAFAKDDHLQRHLKGQNCLEVRTRRRRRDEPPPPPAGPPGLDLSNGRLDGLRLSIARYWGPGRPEEEEEEQEGEEGPQPDDAVKVETA, encoded by the exons ATGGAGGTTTCCTCGCACCCCGGCTTTGTGGCAGAGCCGATGCTTCAGCCGCGACGATTCCTCCGAGTGCCGTCTTTTGGCTGGTTCCCGTGCCAGTCGGCGAGCATCCTGTCCTTCCTGCAGGTGAGGACGATGGCCAGCCCAGAGGACGACCTCATTGGCATCCCCTTCCCCGAGCACAGCAGCgagctgctgagctgcttgAATGAGCAGcggcagctggggctgctctgCGATGTCACCATCAAGACGCAGGGGCTGGAGTACCGCACCCACCGTGCCGTCCTGGCCGCCTCCAGCCGCTACTTCAAGAAGCTCttcgcggggccggggccggggcaggaggTCTGCGAGCTGGACTTTGTGGGGCCGGAGGCGCTGGGCGCACTGCTGGAGTTTGCCTACACGGCCACGCTCACCATCAGCAGCGCCAACATGGGCGAGGTGCTGCGTGCCGCCCAGCTGCTGGAGATCCCCTGCGTGATCGCCGCCTGCGTGGAGATCCTGCAGGGCAGCGGGATGGAGGTGCCCGGCCCTGATGACGGCGACTGCGAGCGTGCCCGCCGCTACCTGGAGGCTTTCGCCACCCTCCCTGAGGGTGAGGCGCccaccccgctgcccccccgccccgccgcccgccgcagCAAGAAGACCCGCAAGTTCCTGCAAGCCCACAGTGCCCGGCTCAACAACCACGCTGAGGAGCTGCCCACCGAGGCTGAGGGCtgcggcagcccccccccacccccccagccgcCCTCGCCCCCCCTGCCTgaggggctgcccctgccctaCGAGAGCTTCGAGctgccggaggaggaggagctgcccccacaccccttccccttcccctacCAGCCCCCCTTGTCCCCCGAGGAGGCCGCCTCCGACGAGGACACCATTGACCCCGACCTGATGGCGTACCTGAGCTCACTGCACCACGAGTCGCTGGCACCTGGGCTGGATACGCCCGACAAGCTGGTGCGCAAGCGCCGCTCGCAGATGCCCCAGGAGTGCCCTGTCTGCCACAAGGTCATCCACGGTGCCGGCAAGCTGCCCCGCCACATGCGCACGCACACAGGCGAGAAGCCCTTCGCCTGCCAGGTCTGCGGGGTCCGCTTCACACG gaACGACAAGCTGAAGATCCACATGCGCAAGCACACGGGCGAGCGGCCCTACTCCTGCCAGCGCTGCAGCGCCCGCTTCCTGCACAGCTACGACCTGAAGAACCACATGCACCTGCACACAGGCGCCCGGCCCTACGAGTGCTACCTCTGCCACAAGGCCTTCGCCAAGGACGACCACCTCCAGCGGCACCTCAAGGGCCAGAACTGCCTGGAGGTGCGGACCCGCCGCCGTCGCCGTGACGAGCCGCCCCCGCCACCCGCCGGTCCCCCCGGCCTCGACCTCTCCAACGGGCGGCTGGATGGGCTGCGCCTCTCCATCGCCCGCTACTGGGGTCCGGGACGgcccgaggaggaggaagaggagcaagagGGCGAGGAAGGGCCGCAGCCGGACGACGCCGTGAAGGTGGAGACGGCGTAG
- the LOC142037069 gene encoding mothers against decapentaplegic homolog 6-like isoform X1, which produces MFRSRRAGLVRRLWRQRCAAASPEDSPGALKPAAHALFKKLKDEELELLVQAVESRGAWESGCVWAPRGELRGAKQALPPQVLLCRLYRWPDLRQPHELKHLCYCTRGRGGCGDTAALCCNPHHFSRLAAPETPPPPYSKASCGPSWPDEPQHPGTQFMEFSYNGGDWRDTSLSQSTVKDGYWCKLAYWEHRTRVGRLYAVHEASVNIFCELPRGSGFCLGQLPAAHCSRAVRRARGKIGRGLLLSREPGGVWAYNRSEHPIFVSSPTLGPPSARGLTVLKVLPGYSAKVFDYERAGGVGSWRLPGEGPCDPHSVRISFAKGWGPCYSRQFITSCPCWLEVLLNRPG; this is translated from the exons ATGTTCCGCTCGCGCCGTGCTGGACTGGTGAGGCGGCTGTGGCGGCAGCGCTGTGCAGCAGCCAGCCCCGAGGACAGCCCCGGAGCCCTCAAACCGGCAGCGCACGCCCTCTTCAAGAAGCTTAAGGAcgaggagctggagctgctggtgcagGCGGTGGAGAGCCGGGGTGCCTGGGAGTCCGGCTGCGTCTGGGCACCGCGGGGGGAGCTGCGGGGGGCCAAGCAGGCGTTGCCCCCCCAGGTCCTGCTCTGCCGTCTCTACCGCTGGCCTGACCTCCGCCAGCCCCACGAGCTCAAGCATCTCTGCTACTGCAccaggggccgggggggctgcggggacaCAGCTGCACTCTGCTGCAACCCCCACCACTTCAGCCGCCTGGCTGCACCCG AGACCCCTCCACCCCCCTACTCGAAGGCATCCTGCGGTCCCTCCTGGCCAGACGAGCCCCAGCACCCCGGCACCCAGTTCATGGAGTTCAGCTACAACGGTGGGGACTGGCGTG ACACCAGCCTCTCACAGAGCACCGTTAAGGACGGCTACTGGTGCAAACTGGCTTACTGGGAGCACCGGACACGTGTGGGCCGCCTCTACGCCGTGCACGAGGCGTCGGTGAACATCTTCTGCGAGCTGCCACGGGGCAGCGGGTTCTGCCTGGGCCAGCTGCCAGCCGCCCACTGCAGCCGTGCCGTCCGGCGGGCACGCGGCAAGATCGGCcgggggctgctgctgagccGGGAGCCGGGCGGCGTGTGGGCTTACAACCGCAGCGAGCACCCCATCTTCGTCAGCTCGCCCACCCTGGGGCCCCCCAGTGCCCGTGGGCTCACCGTCCTCAAGGTGCTGCCTGGCTACTCAGCAAAGGTGTTTGACTACGAGCGGGCggggggtgtggggagctgGCGGCTCCCCGGGGAGGGCCCCTGCGACCCCCACAGTGTCCGCATCAGCTTTGCCAAGGGCTGGGGGCCCTGCTACTCCCGGCAGTTCATCACCTCCTGCCCGTGCTGGCTGGAGGTCCTGCTGAACCGGCCGGgctga
- the ZBTB7B gene encoding zinc finger and BTB domain-containing protein 7B isoform X2: MASPEDDLIGIPFPEHSSELLSCLNEQRQLGLLCDVTIKTQGLEYRTHRAVLAASSRYFKKLFAGPGPGQEVCELDFVGPEALGALLEFAYTATLTISSANMGEVLRAAQLLEIPCVIAACVEILQGSGMEVPGPDDGDCERARRYLEAFATLPEGEAPTPLPPRPAARRSKKTRKFLQAHSARLNNHAEELPTEAEGCGSPPPPPQPPSPPLPEGLPLPYESFELPEEEELPPHPFPFPYQPPLSPEEAASDEDTIDPDLMAYLSSLHHESLAPGLDTPDKLVRKRRSQMPQECPVCHKVIHGAGKLPRHMRTHTGEKPFACQVCGVRFTRNDKLKIHMRKHTGERPYSCQRCSARFLHSYDLKNHMHLHTGARPYECYLCHKAFAKDDHLQRHLKGQNCLEVRTRRRRRDEPPPPPAGPPGLDLSNGRLDGLRLSIARYWGPGRPEEEEEEQEGEEGPQPDDAVKVETA; this comes from the exons ATGGCCAGCCCAGAGGACGACCTCATTGGCATCCCCTTCCCCGAGCACAGCAGCgagctgctgagctgcttgAATGAGCAGcggcagctggggctgctctgCGATGTCACCATCAAGACGCAGGGGCTGGAGTACCGCACCCACCGTGCCGTCCTGGCCGCCTCCAGCCGCTACTTCAAGAAGCTCttcgcggggccggggccggggcaggaggTCTGCGAGCTGGACTTTGTGGGGCCGGAGGCGCTGGGCGCACTGCTGGAGTTTGCCTACACGGCCACGCTCACCATCAGCAGCGCCAACATGGGCGAGGTGCTGCGTGCCGCCCAGCTGCTGGAGATCCCCTGCGTGATCGCCGCCTGCGTGGAGATCCTGCAGGGCAGCGGGATGGAGGTGCCCGGCCCTGATGACGGCGACTGCGAGCGTGCCCGCCGCTACCTGGAGGCTTTCGCCACCCTCCCTGAGGGTGAGGCGCccaccccgctgcccccccgccccgccgcccgccgcagCAAGAAGACCCGCAAGTTCCTGCAAGCCCACAGTGCCCGGCTCAACAACCACGCTGAGGAGCTGCCCACCGAGGCTGAGGGCtgcggcagcccccccccacccccccagccgcCCTCGCCCCCCCTGCCTgaggggctgcccctgccctaCGAGAGCTTCGAGctgccggaggaggaggagctgcccccacaccccttccccttcccctacCAGCCCCCCTTGTCCCCCGAGGAGGCCGCCTCCGACGAGGACACCATTGACCCCGACCTGATGGCGTACCTGAGCTCACTGCACCACGAGTCGCTGGCACCTGGGCTGGATACGCCCGACAAGCTGGTGCGCAAGCGCCGCTCGCAGATGCCCCAGGAGTGCCCTGTCTGCCACAAGGTCATCCACGGTGCCGGCAAGCTGCCCCGCCACATGCGCACGCACACAGGCGAGAAGCCCTTCGCCTGCCAGGTCTGCGGGGTCCGCTTCACACG gaACGACAAGCTGAAGATCCACATGCGCAAGCACACGGGCGAGCGGCCCTACTCCTGCCAGCGCTGCAGCGCCCGCTTCCTGCACAGCTACGACCTGAAGAACCACATGCACCTGCACACAGGCGCCCGGCCCTACGAGTGCTACCTCTGCCACAAGGCCTTCGCCAAGGACGACCACCTCCAGCGGCACCTCAAGGGCCAGAACTGCCTGGAGGTGCGGACCCGCCGCCGTCGCCGTGACGAGCCGCCCCCGCCACCCGCCGGTCCCCCCGGCCTCGACCTCTCCAACGGGCGGCTGGATGGGCTGCGCCTCTCCATCGCCCGCTACTGGGGTCCGGGACGgcccgaggaggaggaagaggagcaagagGGCGAGGAAGGGCCGCAGCCGGACGACGCCGTGAAGGTGGAGACGGCGTAG
- the DCST2 gene encoding DC-STAMP domain-containing protein 2, with amino-acid sequence APLEPVHCELPIPPAVSLCLEPGRAPGAWESQPSMGLVLWLGRALQGRRGWGKSPSQRSGGRWPRQMRQPEEASKARELARSASGFMLGMALASLYGALVLLAQGHNIWYCLVTTISLGAGLGLGMAFSVKMRVTVLLSLPHIFTREGKMLMLMLALGMAMQGPCTNILHNFSRAAESLSCGAELALNQTAERLQRAQEPLLNVLSKIKDIAQKAKVVGDHVRKFFRSIMDSVSHVARALHNVWLWLANMGRVCNHELGTPYRRCLRLFDEAKDRCERAIPFLFFLCYVIIIFRPLCGLANVALLFCIIPQYIQSFLKRKIGDPLRDALDRVHREFEFNISAVHRFDISLNASKSLGEVALDIMEGVRLRLEPIRQVLGLFMHVSFCAILYMYLQALRYRHRYLRDDTFDNVYITRRFVELDLWRAEQGKPTVLPLTAWERGRYIAPAGLWLSRQERRQYGLQLVGVLRHVLLGLSIVLADYSLFWLLDLVQHQLRGEIVARAPAVLGVSVNGTGYTSDIFRDLVSAFGVLQQGNISVLSQRCILQPVEPDYSTYISMGILYGICLFIAVFGSYVARLRRAVCAAYYPCREQERTTFLHSTILARRAGLARALRQAVMQRTADAGQGNLLLFLTSRLPTFARLVQLLGIQQKRCLACGMAEQPDFIACITPSCKGLYCTECYQTLNNICSICMGPLSYRDTGDEEMDSSDEDTVGLWLGAVRALRGQEQGRLLQQHIRKVVGGQGGSRRLPPELAARLRAQLKEEASGESDGGSSGVDGEDSSLSSLDFSYQDQPESSGSELEEVMALRPPSSQGRAR; translated from the exons GCTCCCCTGGAACCAGTGCATTGTGAGCTGCCCATTCCACCTGCCGTATCCCTGTGCCTGGAGCCTGGGAGAGCACCAGGAGCCTGGGAGAGCCAGCCCAGCATGGGGCTGGTCTTGTGGctgggcagagccctgcaggggcggaggggctgggggaagagcCCGTCACAGCGGTCTGGGGGCAGGTGGCCCCGGCAGATGCGCCAGCCGGAGGAGGCCAGCAAGGCGCGGGAATTAGCCCGCAGTGCCAGTGGCTTCATGCTGGGCATGGCCCTGGCCAGCCTGTATGGAGCTCTGGTGCTGCTGGCGCAGGGCCACAACATTTGGTATTGCCTGGTCACCACCATCAGCCTgggcgcggggctggggctgggcatgGCCTTCTCTGTCAAGATGCGGGTCACTGTGCTGCTATCGCTGCCCCACATCTTCACCA gggaggggaagatgCTGATGCTGATGCTGGCACTGGGCATGGCCATGCAGGGCCCCTGCACCAACATCCTGCACAACTTCTCCCGGGCTGCCGAGTCGCTGTCGTGCGGGGCCGAGCTCGCCCTCAACCAGACAGCCGAGCGGCTGCAACGTGCCCAGGAGCCGCTGCTGA ACGTGCTGTCCAAAATCAAGGACATCGCCCAGAAAGCCAAGGTGGTGGGCGACCATGTCCGCAAGTTCTTCCGCTCCATCATGGACTCCGTCAGCCACGTCG cccgaGCCCTGCACAATGTCTGGCTGTGGCTGGCGAACATGGGCAGAGTGTGCAACCACGAGCTGGGCACGCCGTACCGCCGCTGCCTGCGCCTCTTCGATGAGGCCAAGGACAGGTGTGAGCGTGCCatccccttcctcttcttcctctgctacGTCATCATCATTTTCAGGCCCCTCTGTGGTCTGGCCAATG TTGCCCTCCTCTTCTGCATCATCCCGCAGTACATCCAGTCCTTCCTCAAGAGGAAAATCGGAGACC CCCTCAGGGACGCTCTGGACCGCGTCCACCGGGAGTTCGAGTTCAACATCTCGGCTGTGCACCGCTTTGACATCAGCCTCAATGCCAGCAAGAGCCTGGGGGAGGTGGCCCTGGACATCATGGAGGGCGTGCGCCTGCGCCTGGAGCCCATCCGCCAGGTCCTGGGGCTCTTCATGCACGTCTCCTTCTGCGCCATTCTCTACATGTACCTCCA GGCGCTGCGGTACCGTCACCGATACCTGCGGGATGACACCTTTGACAACGTTTACATCACACGGCGCTTCGTGGAGCTGGATCTGTGGCGGGCGGAGCAGGGCAAACCCACCGTGCTGCCCCTGACAGCCTGGGAGAGAGGCCGCTACATCGCCCCAG CCGGGCTGTGGTTGTCACGGCAGGAGCGGCGACAATACGGGCTGCAGCTGGTGGGGGTCCTGCGCCATGTGCTGCTGGGGCTCAGCATCGTCCTGGCCGACTACAGCCTCTTCTGGCTGCTTGACCTGGTCCAGCACCAGCTGCGGGGGGAGATCGTCGCCAGGG CGCCGGCGGTGCTGGGTGTCAGTGTCAACGGGACGGGCTACACCAGTGACATCTTCCGAGACTTGGTCTCTGCCTTCGGcgtgctgcagcagggcaaCATCTCAGTGCTCTCCCAGCGCTGCATCCTCCAGCCCGTGGAGCCCGACTACAGCACCTACATCAGCATGG GAATCCTGTATGGCATCTGCCTCTTCATCGCTGTCTTTGGCAGCTATGTGGCACGCCTGCGCCGGGCAGTGTGTGCCGCCTATTACCCATGCCGCGAGCAG GAGCGCACAACCTTCCTCCACAGCACCATCCTGGCACggcgggcagggctggcacgtGCCCTGCGCCAAGCTGTCATGCAGCGTACGGCCGACGCCGGGCAAGGCAACCTGCTCCTATTCCTTACCTCCAG GCTGCCTACCTTTGCCCGGCTGGTTCAGCTCTTGGGCATCCAGCAGAAACGCTGCCTGGCCTGTGGGATGGCGGAACAGCCGGATTTCATCGCATGCATCACACCCAGCTGCAAAG GGTTGTATTGCACTGAGTGCTACCAAACCCTGAACAACATCTGTTCCATCTGCATGGGCCCCCTGAGCTACCGGGACACTGGAGACGAGGAGAT GGACTCCAGCGACGAGGACACGGTGGGGCTGTGGCTGGGAGCTGTGCGGGCGCTGCGGGGACAGGAGCAAGGgcggctgctgcagcagcacatccGCAAAGTGGTGGGGGGCCAAGGGGGCAGCCGCCGGCTGCCCCCTGAACTGGCAGCCCGGCTGCGAGCCCAGCTGAAGGAGGAGGCGAGCGGGGAGAGCGACGGGGGCAGCAGTGGGGTGGATGGCGAGGACAGCTCGCTTTCCAG cctggACTTCAGCTACCAGGACCAGCCTGAGAGCAGTGGCAGCGAGCTGGAGGAGGTGATGGCCCTGCGGCCgcccagcagccagggcagggccCGGTGA